Part of the Desulforegulaceae bacterium genome is shown below.
CACAAACAATAAAAGATTTAGAAAAAAGATTATGGAATACTGCAGATGAACTAAGAGCAAATACAGGGCTAAAAGCATCAGAGTATTCAACTCCAATATTAGGGCTTATATTCTTAAAGTTTGCCGATAGCAAATACCATACATATGAAGAAGAAATAAATAAAGAATACCAAGAACTAAAAGGTGGAAGAAGAGAAAAGCCTATGGAGGAAATAGCAATAGAAAAATGTGGATTTTATCTTCCTAAAGAATCAAGATATGACTATTTATTAAATTTAAGCGAAGAAGAAGATATAGCAAAAAAGATTAAAGAAGCTATAGAGGGCATAGAAAAATATTCCCCTGAACTAGTTGGAATACTACCAAAAGACAGTTATCACAATCTAAGCAAAGAAGATAACAATAAAATATTAAATAGATTACTTAGAAACTTTAACGATATACCAATA
Proteins encoded:
- a CDS encoding class I SAM-dependent DNA methyltransferase translates to MNTQTIKDLEKRLWNTADELRANTGLKASEYSTPILGLIFLKFADSKYHTYEEEINKEYQELKGGRREKPMEEIAIEKCGFYLPKESRYDYLLNLSEEEDIAKKIKEAIEGIEKYSPELVGILPKDSYHNLSKEDNNKILNRLLRNFNDIPIDIENDIFGEIYEYFLGNFALKEGQGGGEFFTPRTVVQYMVEVLKPREGKILDPACGSGGMFVQAAHYAKRQKEKHGVFFATEK